The Chitinimonas arctica region ATAAATTTGTTCATTTTGCTCAGATCCTTGGGTAACTCGTTATATGTATTGCTCTTTTTGTCGTGCCATTGCTAATGCGAATGGCATCATGGATTGGTAATTCTAACTGTTTGGAATATCAGTTTCTACTGATTTATAAAATTATATTAGTTGATTGCCGATCCATATCACCGTTTCGAAGCATCGCCGGATTTCGCCTTGCCGGACTAGCTTGCTACAATCATCGGCCCGGTCGCGCCGACCTGGCGCCCGATTTATTCTTTGCGGAGTCCTGCATGCTCACCGTCTATAACACCCTCGCCCGCGAAAAGCAGGTATTCACACCCATCGAACCCGGCCGGGTGCGCATGTATGTGTGTGGCATGACGGTGTATGACCTCTGTCACGTAGGCCATGCGCGCATGCTGGCTGCTTTCGACATCATCTACCGCTGGTTGCATGCCTCCGGCTACGAGGTGACCTATGTCCGCAATATCACCGATATCGAGGACAAGATCATCAAGCGCGCGGCCGAGCAAGGCATCAGCGCCGAAGAACTGGTGGAACGCACCATCGCCGAAATGCATGCCGACCTGTCGCAGCTCTATCTGCTGCCGCCCACGCATGAACCCCGCGCCACCCATCATGTGGACGGCATGGTTGCCATGATCGGCAAGTTGATTGCCAACGATAAGGCCTATGCGGCGGCCAATGGCGACGTCTACTACGCCGTGCGCAATTTTGCCGGCTATGGCAAGTTGTCCGGCAAGTCCCTGGATGACCTGCAGGCCGGCCAGCGCGTAGAGGTGGACCCCCACAAGCGCGACCCTCTGGACTTCGTGTTGTGGAAGGCGGCCAAGCCAGGCGAGCCGTCCTGGGCGTCCCCATGGGGCAATGGCCGGCCTGGCTGGCATATCGAATGCTCGGTGATGTCCGAACATCATCTGGGCAGCCATTTCGATATTCATGGCGGGGGAGAGGATCTGCAATTCCCTCACCATGAGAACGAAATCGCCCAGAGCGAGGGCTGCCATGGCCATCAATACGTCAACTATTGGATGCACAATGGTTTTCTGCAGTTCGACGACAAAAAGATGTCCAAGTCGCTGAACAACTTCTTCTCCATCCGCGATGTATTGAAGGCCGTCGATGGCGAAGTGGTGCGCTTCCTGATCGTACGGGCGCATTACCGCAGTCCCCTGAACTATTCGGAAGAACTGCTGCGCGATGCCAAGGCCGGCCTGGATCGGCTCTACACCGCGCTCAAGGCCACGCCGCCGCAGGAACGGATCGCCATCGATTGGCAGAGCAACTATGCCCTGCGTTTCAAGACCGCGATGGACGACGACTTCAATACGGCCGATGCGGTGGCGGTACTGTTCGAGATGGCGGGCGAACTGAACCGCAACCACTCGGTGGCGCTGGCTGCTCAGTTGAAGGGTTTGGCGAATATTCTGGGCTTGTTGCAGCGTGAACCCACCGAATACCTGCAAGGTGGCCCGGTGGTGGCAGGGGATTATGGCGCTGAACAGATCGAAGCCTTGATCCAGGCCAGGCTGGCGGCTCGGGCGGCACGTAATTTCGCCGAGTCTGACCGTATTCGCGATGAATTGCTGCAGAACGGCGTAGTGCTGGAGGACAGCGCCCAAGGCACCACTTGGCGCCGGCAATAAACGCGGTACCTAATGAAAAACGCCATACCGGTCTTGGCCGGTATGGCGTTTTTTCTTGGCAGGCGCTAGCGGGACGCTAGTCCTCGCGCACGATGCCCTGTTCGCCCAAGGGCTTGCCGGCCTCGCCGGAGGCGATATAGTCGGCCAAGGAATCGAGATCGATCGGTCCGACATGGCGATCACGGCCGTGCGTCAGCATCTTCGCACCATCTCCGCCGTCGGCCAGGAAGGTGGGGACCGCAATGCGGTACAGCCGCTTGGCGTCCCATGCCGCGCCGTCGATGCGGAGGGAGGCCACATCCACCCGCTTCCCGGCGGGTCGCTTGGCTGACCAGCGATAGGCCACATTGCTGGAGAACTGCCAGGCGTACATCTCGCCCTTCGCATCGAATTGCTGCTCCAGCAGGCTGAGCAGTTCCTCGCCGGTCAAGCTCAAGGTAATCAGATTGTTATTGAAGGGCTGCACCGTGAAAAGCTGGCCGTAGCGGACTTGGCCCTGTGCATCGGGACGCAGGTCGGCGCGCAAGCCGCCCAGGTTGACCAGGCCGATCTCGGCTGCACCGTAGCGCGCATCGCGCATGGCGGCCAATTGTGCATTCGCCACCATCCGTCCCAGCGCCGTATTGCCCCCTGGCGTGGCTTCGCGGCTCATGGCGGCCGGCAATTTGCCGATTATCCGCTCCTCTAGCGGCTGGGTGAGGGCGGCGTATTTGGCGATCAGGTCCAGTTGCGCCTGGTCGGCCGGGCCATCGGCCCGTACCACCAGATTCTCGGCACGGTGCTTGATCACATCGCCGCTACTGCGATCCAGGCTCAGGTCGATCTCGGTCAGCACGCGGCCGAAGGAGTAGGCACTGGTGACCCGCTTGCCGGACAATTCACAGTTATAGGGCTGATGGGTGTGGCCGGTGACCACCACGTCGATTTCGGCATCCATGCGCTTGACGATATCGACGATTTCACCCGAAAAGCCCTTGCAATCGTTGATCCCCGCCCCCTCGGTCTGCGTGCCGCCCTCGTGCAGCAGGACGACGATGGCTTTTACGCCTTGCTCGCGCAAGACGGGCACCAGGGCATTGACGGTCTCCGCCTCGTCACGGAATTGCAGGCCGGCGACACCCTTGCGATTCACCACCGCCGGGGTTGCCTTGGTCGTCATGCCGACAAAGGCAACCGGAACGCCTTCGAAGCGGCGGATGGCATAGGCCGGCAGCAAGGGCTTGCCGGTTCGTTCGTCGATCACGTTGGCGGCCAGATAGCCGAAGCGTGCGCCCGTGAAGGGACCAGCCTGGCAACCATCCTGGGGATGGCAGCCGCCATGCTGCATACGCAACAATTCCGCACCGCCTTCGTCGAACTCGTGATTGCCCACGGCACTGAAATCCAGTCCCATTGCATCCAGGGCGGCGATGGTGGGCTCGTCATGGAAGAGCGCCGACAGCAAGGGGCTGGCGCCGATCAGATCACCGGCCGCCACCACCGCATGATTGGGGTTGGCGGCTTTCAGCCGCTTGATCAAGGCCGCCAGCTGGGCCGAGCCGCCCGCCGGGACATTGATCGTCTTGCCTGGCCGATTCGGGTCGGGCTGCTTGACACCGCTATTGGGGGTGCGCAGATTGCCGTGGAAGTCGTTGAACGCCAACAGCTTGACGGCCACGGTCGGCGAGGGGGGCGGCGTGGTGGCGCAGGCGGCCAGCAAGCAGGAAAGGAGCAGGGGCAGGGCAGGTTTCATCGGAATAGACATGGGCAGTTTGCAAGTTAAGCTGCCGGGCAAGCCCGGCAGGAAAGAGGTCGATGGCTGGCCTGAACTCACTTGAACAGATTGCCCAGACCCTTTTTCAGTTGGTCCACGGCTTTCTCGCGCAGGCTGGCCTTTTGCTCATCCAGTTTTGCGCCCGCATTCTCCTTGAGCGCGGCGGTGAGGTCGAGTGCGTAGCTGGGCTGGGCGAACGGGCCCGTGACCCGCACCGGCACGGTGAGCCCGCTCAAATCCGACCGCTCCTTGCCATCCTGGCCCTTGCTGGTATTCACCAGGCTGGCTTTGATCAGATAGTCCAGGGTTTCGTGCGGCAGATCGGCTTGGCCCTCGCCACCCACCCGCAGCAGCGGCGACTTGATGCTGAGGTCCTGGTTATGGGCAATGCCGTTGGCAAACTGCAAGGTGGCGCTTAATTCGGTGAAGTCGGTTTTCTCGGTCTGGCTGGCATTGACCGTTTGCTGGCCGCCCTGCAGATTGGCCAGGGTGGACTTGGCTTCGCGCAGGGTCTTGGCCAGATTGATGCCGCGCAGCGCGCCGTTTTGCACCTTGGCGCGCAGCGTGCCGTCCAGGCTGGCCTTCAAGGCATTGGCATCGCCACCCTGCATGGACAGTTCGGCGTTGACGAAACCACGGCCCTCCAGGCGGTCGAAATGCGCCAGCTGGCTCAGCGCGGCCTGGATATCGACGTTCTCCAGCCGTGGCCTGAGGGTGATGCGCGGGTTGGCCGTGGCGGTCGCGCTGGCGCTCGCCGTCACTTGGCCACCGAAAATCTTCATGCTGGCGCTGGGTATGGACAACAAGCCTTTGTTGGCATTCAGGCTGACTTGCAGATCGCGTATCTCGAAAGGCGCCTTCTTCAGGTAGGCAATGGCGAGCTTGCCGTCCAGATCGAGTGTACGTAAAGCGGACAGATCCAGCTTGGCGGCCGGGCCACCCTGGGCGGCAGCGGCTTTGGCGGGCGGAAAATAACGATCGAGATCGAGCTTGCCCGCACGCAAGTTGAATTTGACCGCTGTCGATCCGGCGCCCTTGGCGCCAGTCCTGGCGCTGGCGTCCAGCTTGAAATCCGCACCATCCACCTGGCCATGCAACACCGCGTCGGCGGTGCCCTGCTGTAGCGCGGCGGCAAGGTGGCCGCCCAACTCGAACGGCGCGTCCTTGGCCGCCCCGCCGCTCGCCTTGCCCCGCAGTTGCAGTTTGGGCAGCGAGACGGCCATCTGCCGTAGGTCCAAGGCCAGCGGGCTTTCCAGTTCCAGGCTGGTGGTCTGCGCACCCTGGCGTGCGTCCAGCTCCAGCTTCAGGCTCTTGGCGGCCAACTGTCTGGCATCGCCGCTCAAGCCGGCCAGTTTCAATTTGGCATTGAGCTTGCGGCCATCGCCGTCCAGCGTGGCGTTCAGGCTGACGGCTTCCATATCGGCGCGCTCACCCTCAAGGGCCAGGCGCGGGGCATCCAGATTCAAGCGCAAGGCCGATCCGGCCAGCTTGCCTTCAATGCTGGCCGCCAAATTGGCGAGCATATAGCGCTGCGCCTGCCGATTGAACTCTACCTTGCCCAGCTGGCTGCTGAGTTTGATATCCATGGCCGGCTGGGACGATTTGACGAATGTCGAGAAATCCAGCCGTTTGGCCCCTTGCGGATTCAAGCCGTCGGCGGCCAGGGCCAATTCGCTCAGCGTGATCTGGCGCTTGGTCAGTTTGTCGTCGAACGCCAGTTGCACATGCTTGACGCGGACGGTGGAGATATCGAAATCCACCGGCGCATCCACCTGTTCAGGATCTTTCTGCAGGAGGTCGGCGAAATTGAAGCGGCCCTGCTCATCACGCGCAAGACGGATATCGGCGCCATCCAGTTCCACCGTATCGACCACCACCCGCTTGTTCAGCAGCGGCCACAGCTGCAAGGCGACCCGGGCTTTCCCCACCGAGGCGAAGACGCGGTCGGATTGGTATTCGGATAGCGATAGATCCGACATCCGCGCACCCAGGCTGGGGAAGAATGACAGCGAGATCGGCCCGCCCAGCTTGAGCGTGCGTTGTTTCTTCTCTTTGACCAGGGCCTCGATCTGCGGCTTGAGCGCATTGGGATCGAAGGTGGCGGCCAGATAGGCCGCGCCGGCGCAGGTCAGCAGCACGACGCCGCCGAATCCCAGGAGAGTGTATTTGATTGCCTTTTGCATGACTGGCTTCGTCTTGTCGCGTGTATGAAGTGTGGTCGAGTGGTCTCGCCGAACAGGCCCGCATGGCAGCGAGTTCCGGGCATGGGCATAATCCGCCCTTGCCCAGTATATCGATGCCGCCGCCACCTGGCGTGTTCATGACCATGCGGCACCGCAACCGTTCCACTTTTGCAGGGCTTCACCATGTATTCACCCGTGGTACTGATCACCGGCGCCTCCACCGGCATCGGCCTGGCCAGCGCACAAGCCTTTGCCGCAGCGGGCTGGACGGTATTGGCCGCTAGCCGCACGCCCGAGCGGCTGGCAGCGGCCGCAGGTATCCGCGCCGTCCTGCTGGATCCCTGCTCAGCCAGCCAGCGGGCCGAAATGGTCGCGTTGCTGCAGCAGGAATACGGTGGGCGGCTCGATTGCCTGGTCAACAACGCCGGCTATGCGCAAAGCGGACCGGTGGAGTTGCTCGATGAGCAGGGCTGGCGCGCACAGATGGAAGTCAACCTGATCGCCCCCGCGCTACTGACGGCCGCGCTGCTACCGGCCTTGCGCCTGGCGCGCGGCAGCGTGATCAATATTTCGTCGATACTGGGTCGCAGCGGCTACGCCTGGCAAGGCGCCTATTGCGCGTCCAAGTTCGGCCTGGAAGGCTGGAGCGAGGCCTTGATGCTGGAGACGCAGGGGCAGGGCGTGCGGGTACATCTGATCGAACCGGGTTCCACCGCCAGTGATTTTGATGGCCATATGCAGCGCATCGCCAGTTTGCCTCCCCTGTACCAAGCCGCGGGTACGCGCTTCGCCAGCTTGCGCCTGCGGCTGGCCGGCCGTGCCCAGCCGGCCGGCAAGGTAGCCGCCGTGATCGTGCGCACCGCCACACGGCGGCGCGCGCCGTTCCGGCAACAGGTCGGCCTCGATGCCCGCGCGGCCGGCTGGTTGATGGCTTGCCTGCCGGCTAGCTGGTACAACGGGCTGAACCGGTTGCTGGCGCGGCGCTTGTTTGGGTTGGGTGGCGAGCGTTAAGGCCGATACTTGATAAATGCAATCCAATTGGCACGTATAAGCTTCAATCATGGATATATGCGAGTATATTCTCCATAAGAATGCATGTATGCAATATTGAATGAGATCTCCCATGCGTACGAAAGCGAAAGACGATATCCCCCACGTAGCCCAGGACGCGCTGAAGCAACTAGGAGCAAAGCTTCGGGAGGCGCGTATTCAGCGAGGCTGGACGCAGCGAGAGTTCGCACAGCGTGTTGGGGTGCACGAGTCGACGCTGGTGCGTCTGGAAGCAGGCGACGCAGGGGTAACGACAGCCGTGCTCGCCTGTGCGCTGAACGCGTTGGGTGGACTGCAGGGTTTTTGCGAGCCCCAGCTACACCCCAAGGTGGGGGGCGCGCTTATCGAGACGGCCATACCCCGCCGCCGAGTTGGGGGCGTGCGCATTCCTCGCCGCCTGAATCTTGAGGCTTATCCCCAATTGAAACAGCTTGCGTGGAACCGTACGACCAAGGACATCGATGCGGAGGATGCGCTGTCGCTTTACGAGCGCAACTGGCGGTTTGTTGATGTCGACGCATTGAGTGACAAGGAAGCGAAGCTAATCGATCGCCTGAAGAAGAAATTCGGGCATGGAGTTCTGAATGTATAAGCGCACACATCATCAGCGTATTGAACGAGTGCTCGCCTCGATGAATGCCGAGTTTCTGGCAAATGCACGATGCTATTTTGGTGGAGGGACCGCTATTGCGCTGCAGCTGGACGAATACCGGGAGTCCGTGGATATCGATTTCCTATGCGCCGACCAAGGTGGATATCGCAGCATCCGGGAAGCCATATTCGGCGATCCACACCTGAAGACCTTATTCAGGCAACCCATCAATCTGCTTCGAGAGCCTCGAACCGACCAGGATGGGGTACGTACCGTACTCGAAATGGACGGGGCCCCTATCAAGTTCGAGATAGTGCGGGAATCGCGGATACTTTTGGATGGGGTGGCCGTGCCTGGTATCCCGGTATTGTGCCTGACCCGGTCGGATTCCTTTGCCGAGAAGCTGCTGGCCAACGCCGACCGGTACTACGACCGAAGCGTGATGAACCGGGACATCATCGACCTGCTGGTGATGGAACTGCATTGGGGAAGTATCCCCGATAGCGCTTGGCACAAGGCGGAGGCGGCCTATGGCAAGACCATTCGAAGTGCCTATGACGCTGCGAAACAGAGGATAGGTGATACCAAATACCTGCTCAGTTGCGCCAGTACGATGGGGATGTCACAGGACGTAGTGGATGCAGTGGTTGATGCCTTGCTTATCCCGGATTCAGATCCAGACGACGAGCCACGGGGACTCAGGCCATAGACTGCGCGACGTAGGAGCGCACACGCGCCGGCCCCGCCGAGATAGCACCCGGCTGTGCCGGGTGCGGAGTGGAAGCGCCAGTCCTCTCGGACGATAGCGCCCGTAACCCGATCAAGCTTGCTTCGCCGAAGCCTCCTTTCCCTTTGCCGGCGCCGGTGCTTCGGCCAGGCTTCTCTGCAGCCAGCGCAGCAGGGCAGGGCCCAGTTCACCCAGTGCTGCCGCTGTCTGGCCGAGCGATTGTTTGGTGATGGCGTCGGCGGCAGTGCAATACGCTAGCGCGGCCAGGCCAAGATCGTTCTTGTCTCTCGCCTTTGCCAGAGTATCGAGCAGCAGCGTGGCGGCTTCGCCCAGATCCCGCAGCTGTTGCAGATTGCTCTCCCACAGGGCGTCCGCCATATCAGCCTGCAGGTGCAGCAGCTGCTTGCCGCTTTGTCCCACGGATGCCAAGTCGAGGGCGTCGCGCTGTGTGCACCATTGTTTATTGCCCATTGCCGTCTTCGCATCGCTGAAGTCGGTGAACAATCGCAGCATTTCCCGCCCGCTGGTCTTCCAGCCCGTCGGCGCGAATCCGGTGCATGCCTGGCCGGCGAACTGTTCCGCCGTCGCCGTTGCCGAGGCCAGGCAGGCCGAGGCGATACCTTGCATGGTTTCGTACTGTGCTTTGTACAGGTTTTGCATGGTGGCTCCTTAGAGAGTGGGACGATTGCTTGTGCGTGCCGCGCCCAGGCGCTTCACCATTTGCATGACCGCGGCCTGCTGGGGAGCCTTGCGCGAATAGAAGTCGGGATAGCGTGGGTCATCCTGCGAGGTATAACCCCAGAAGTCCCAGCAGCCTTTCGGGTTGCGCACCGAATCCGCGACCTGGGGATAGAGGACGATCAGATTGTTGGTGTCGGCCAGCTCGTTGTAACCGGTGGTGCGCGCATAGCGATCGCCCATGCGGCGTTCGCCCTGATGGCAACCATGGAACACCACGTGCACGCGGCACTGTTTGGTGGTGCAGGCATTCGGTACGTAGGCATATCCGATCGGCCCCAGCGTTGCCTTGCCTTGTGGATCGAAGCGCGACTGGTCGAATGCCAGCAACCGGCCGCCGGCCGTCACGCTGGGGGGATTGAGCGGTCCATAGATCCATTTGAGGATATCGTGGGACTGCAGGAAGCCGCAGTTGTTGATATAGGGATCCTTGGACCAGGCGCAGGGTACATCGGCGGGGTTATTGGTCAGAATGGCGTGCCCGGCTGCCAGATTGCTGACGTACTTGAGATTGGCCGGGGCTACGCCGGCCTGGGAAAAGAACTGGGCGGTCTGATCGACGACGCGCTGCGTGACGGTCTTGTCCATGGTGCCGCCGAATACATAGACACGCTGGCGTGCCAAGCCCTTCAGCGCATCGATCTTGCCTTTGTCCGCAAAGCTGCGGGCGATGGCCAGGGCATCGGCGGCGAGCGGGCCGCTGTCGCCGAGCGGACTCATACATTCGGTGACGGCCGCCACGGCGGGTAAGGTCGGTGCGAACAGCCCCGCGCAATAGAATGGCCCGCCCGCGATGATGCCGGCACCGACCAGCTCGCTGGAGAAGGCCACGTCGAACTGCACCGCCATAAAGGCACCGGACGAGAGGCCCGACACCGATGTCTGCTTCAGGTCGGCGCCATAGGCACCCAGGGCGGCCAAGCCTTCAGCATGCGCCGGATTGCGCGGCAGCAGCGCGAAGCAAAGCGCACCCGCCAGCAGATGCTTGAGTAGCTGTGTTCGATTCGACAAATTGGTCATTTCATTCCTCCCAGCGGGCCAAGGCCAAGCGGCCGCCCGCTACACCAGTAAAGGAAGGCCGGTGCACCGGCCCGTTGGCCATGGCCCTCGCCATTGCCTGCCTCGCTCCGATAAGCCGGATGCGACAGCGCCGATTCTTGGCGTGGCGGGCGAGTCCCGCCATTCGGCAAATGCGTCATGGCCGTGCCTGGCGTTCCGGTTCGGGTAGCGGCTGTAGCGGCGGGGGCGTCAACCAGTCCGATGTAAAGGCTTCGAACAGCAGTGCGCAGACGTTGCCGACGCCGGTCTTGTCGAGAAGATGGGAGCGATGCTTGCGGGCGGTCTGGTCGCTGATGCCGAGGTGGCGGCCGATCTGCTTGTCGCTCATGCCTTGGGCAAGCAGTTGGAGGACGTCCATCTCACGGGGCGAGATGGCGAGGTCGATGGGTATTAATGGGTTTTTTTAAGCGCAACGCCGTAAATGGCGAAGTATTGAATGACGAGTCGGGTGGATTTGCCGGCGTGAAACTTCAGCAAAAGATTTTCGCGATGCTTGCGGGCGGTGGAGAGTGAGAATGAAAGTCGTTCGGCTATATCGCGATCGGTATGGCCGCGCGCAATTAGGGCGAGCACGGTCTGCTCACGAGGGGTGAGATGCATTGTTTACTCCTGCGATGATTGAGTTATCTCGCTCTATCGCAGGATGGGTATCGACACATCTCTACTGGATCGTTTTTTTAGCCTCCGTAGCAATGCACGTGTTTGAACCTGCGACAGAAACAAGTCACACGGGGTCCGGCTTTTTAAACAGATGCTTTATTTCGGCTGCACGATGACGGAACCGTGCCGGCGTCGATCCGCCAAGGCACGGTAAGCCCGACCGTGTTCGAACCACACGGCCAAGCGCCCTGTTGCTGAAAATGGGAAAGAAGTTACTGGGGCGTAGTGAGGCTACTTTATTTGGTTCCGATAATCGTCATTCAAATGGGGGACGTGTACCTTTTTTGCTGTGCTTTTAATAGGCGAATTGAAAAGTCATATGCTGGATCCGGGTTTTATTCGGTACGGCCGTCCTATTGCGGGTGGAATATAAAATCGTGATGCACGCGTGGGTGTACTGCATTTGCCGAATGGCTAGTCGCGCGGCCGGGCAACAAAATGGCCTTGCCAATTCCGGTCTCTGCCGCCTTCACCGAGGTGTATGGGACGGTACGTGGCACCCACTCGAGTTTATCAACGCGGTGCCCTAACCGGTCCGCCGGCGGACTCGGTCGCCCAATCAAAATGCAAGGAACGGAATCATGAACTGGAATCGCGCATTCACGGATCGTATACGCAATGGCCGGCCCTCCTATTGGGGTAACTGGACGCTGAACCCCAAGCTGAAGACCGGGGCGGTCGGCTTCGTCTCGCCCGACAGCGGCGAATTTACCCTGGTGAACGAAACCACGCCGGAACTGAGAATCAGTCACCGCGATGTGCCGAATCAATGGAGTCTCTACTCCAATAATGTGCACCGCACCGAAGTCAATGCCGCGCTGGACGGCTCGGCCATGGATCCCGACACCGGCGCCAAGATCACCGCCGGTGTCGAGGTCAAATGGGAGTTCTCCGCGGCCGGGGCGATCGCTTCCGAGTTCAGCATTTCCCTGGAGGAGTTCGTCAGCGATTTAACGACCTTGTCCAAGCCGGAAGTGTTCAATTGGTTGGCCGCGCATGCCAAGCACATCAATATGGGGACGGATACGCAGATCTCGCAGGGCTTCGGCGTCGTCACCAGCGTGATCTATGCGCGTAGCGGGCTGAATGTCGGC contains the following coding sequences:
- the cysS gene encoding cysteine--tRNA ligase, whose amino-acid sequence is MLTVYNTLAREKQVFTPIEPGRVRMYVCGMTVYDLCHVGHARMLAAFDIIYRWLHASGYEVTYVRNITDIEDKIIKRAAEQGISAEELVERTIAEMHADLSQLYLLPPTHEPRATHHVDGMVAMIGKLIANDKAYAAANGDVYYAVRNFAGYGKLSGKSLDDLQAGQRVEVDPHKRDPLDFVLWKAAKPGEPSWASPWGNGRPGWHIECSVMSEHHLGSHFDIHGGGEDLQFPHHENEIAQSEGCHGHQYVNYWMHNGFLQFDDKKMSKSLNNFFSIRDVLKAVDGEVVRFLIVRAHYRSPLNYSEELLRDAKAGLDRLYTALKATPPQERIAIDWQSNYALRFKTAMDDDFNTADAVAVLFEMAGELNRNHSVALAAQLKGLANILGLLQREPTEYLQGGPVVAGDYGAEQIEALIQARLAARAARNFAESDRIRDELLQNGVVLEDSAQGTTWRRQ
- a CDS encoding bifunctional metallophosphatase/5'-nucleotidase, which produces MSIPMKPALPLLLSCLLAACATTPPPSPTVAVKLLAFNDFHGNLRTPNSGVKQPDPNRPGKTINVPAGGSAQLAALIKRLKAANPNHAVVAAGDLIGASPLLSALFHDEPTIAALDAMGLDFSAVGNHEFDEGGAELLRMQHGGCHPQDGCQAGPFTGARFGYLAANVIDERTGKPLLPAYAIRRFEGVPVAFVGMTTKATPAVVNRKGVAGLQFRDEAETVNALVPVLREQGVKAIVVLLHEGGTQTEGAGINDCKGFSGEIVDIVKRMDAEIDVVVTGHTHQPYNCELSGKRVTSAYSFGRVLTEIDLSLDRSSGDVIKHRAENLVVRADGPADQAQLDLIAKYAALTQPLEERIIGKLPAAMSREATPGGNTALGRMVANAQLAAMRDARYGAAEIGLVNLGGLRADLRPDAQGQVRYGQLFTVQPFNNNLITLSLTGEELLSLLEQQFDAKGEMYAWQFSSNVAYRWSAKRPAGKRVDVASLRIDGAAWDAKRLYRIAVPTFLADGGDGAKMLTHGRDRHVGPIDLDSLADYIASGEAGKPLGEQGIVRED
- a CDS encoding AsmA family protein, with the translated sequence MQKAIKYTLLGFGGVVLLTCAGAAYLAATFDPNALKPQIEALVKEKKQRTLKLGGPISLSFFPSLGARMSDLSLSEYQSDRVFASVGKARVALQLWPLLNKRVVVDTVELDGADIRLARDEQGRFNFADLLQKDPEQVDAPVDFDISTVRVKHVQLAFDDKLTKRQITLSELALAADGLNPQGAKRLDFSTFVKSSQPAMDIKLSSQLGKVEFNRQAQRYMLANLAASIEGKLAGSALRLNLDAPRLALEGERADMEAVSLNATLDGDGRKLNAKLKLAGLSGDARQLAAKSLKLELDARQGAQTTSLELESPLALDLRQMAVSLPKLQLRGKASGGAAKDAPFELGGHLAAALQQGTADAVLHGQVDGADFKLDASARTGAKGAGSTAVKFNLRAGKLDLDRYFPPAKAAAAQGGPAAKLDLSALRTLDLDGKLAIAYLKKAPFEIRDLQVSLNANKGLLSIPSASMKIFGGQVTASASATATANPRITLRPRLENVDIQAALSQLAHFDRLEGRGFVNAELSMQGGDANALKASLDGTLRAKVQNGALRGINLAKTLREAKSTLANLQGGQQTVNASQTEKTDFTELSATLQFANGIAHNQDLSIKSPLLRVGGEGQADLPHETLDYLIKASLVNTSKGQDGKERSDLSGLTVPVRVTGPFAQPSYALDLTAALKENAGAKLDEQKASLREKAVDQLKKGLGNLFK
- a CDS encoding SDR family NAD(P)-dependent oxidoreductase, giving the protein MYSPVVLITGASTGIGLASAQAFAAAGWTVLAASRTPERLAAAAGIRAVLLDPCSASQRAEMVALLQQEYGGRLDCLVNNAGYAQSGPVELLDEQGWRAQMEVNLIAPALLTAALLPALRLARGSVINISSILGRSGYAWQGAYCASKFGLEGWSEALMLETQGQGVRVHLIEPGSTASDFDGHMQRIASLPPLYQAAGTRFASLRLRLAGRAQPAGKVAAVIVRTATRRRAPFRQQVGLDARAAGWLMACLPASWYNGLNRLLARRLFGLGGER
- a CDS encoding helix-turn-helix domain-containing protein → MRTKAKDDIPHVAQDALKQLGAKLREARIQRGWTQREFAQRVGVHESTLVRLEAGDAGVTTAVLACALNALGGLQGFCEPQLHPKVGGALIETAIPRRRVGGVRIPRRLNLEAYPQLKQLAWNRTTKDIDAEDALSLYERNWRFVDVDALSDKEAKLIDRLKKKFGHGVLNV
- a CDS encoding nucleotidyl transferase AbiEii/AbiGii toxin family protein, giving the protein MYKRTHHQRIERVLASMNAEFLANARCYFGGGTAIALQLDEYRESVDIDFLCADQGGYRSIREAIFGDPHLKTLFRQPINLLREPRTDQDGVRTVLEMDGAPIKFEIVRESRILLDGVAVPGIPVLCLTRSDSFAEKLLANADRYYDRSVMNRDIIDLLVMELHWGSIPDSAWHKAEAAYGKTIRSAYDAAKQRIGDTKYLLSCASTMGMSQDVVDAVVDALLIPDSDPDDEPRGLRP
- a CDS encoding extracellular catalytic domain type 2 short-chain-length polyhydroxyalkanoate depolymerase, translated to MTNLSNRTQLLKHLLAGALCFALLPRNPAHAEGLAALGAYGADLKQTSVSGLSSGAFMAVQFDVAFSSELVGAGIIAGGPFYCAGLFAPTLPAVAAVTECMSPLGDSGPLAADALAIARSFADKGKIDALKGLARQRVYVFGGTMDKTVTQRVVDQTAQFFSQAGVAPANLKYVSNLAAGHAILTNNPADVPCAWSKDPYINNCGFLQSHDILKWIYGPLNPPSVTAGGRLLAFDQSRFDPQGKATLGPIGYAYVPNACTTKQCRVHVVFHGCHQGERRMGDRYARTTGYNELADTNNLIVLYPQVADSVRNPKGCWDFWGYTSQDDPRYPDFYSRKAPQQAAVMQMVKRLGAARTSNRPTL
- a CDS encoding response regulator transcription factor, with protein sequence MPIDLAISPREMDVLQLLAQGMSDKQIGRHLGISDQTARKHRSHLLDKTGVGNVCALLFEAFTSDWLTPPPLQPLPEPERQARP
- a CDS encoding response regulator transcription factor, whose protein sequence is MHLTPREQTVLALIARGHTDRDIAERLSFSLSTARKHRENLLLKFHAGKSTRLVIQYFAIYGVALKKTH